In the genome of Sphingopyxis sp. YF1, the window CGTTGCGCCTCCTGACCATGTCGATAGCGTCTTTAGTGCCTCATGGCGGGCGTCATAAAGCATTGCGGAGAGAACATTTATCCCTGTTTTGCGAAAGTCCTCAAACACGGCGCGTATAGCCTGACCGATCGCATAGCTGTCGGTGCATATCCCTCCTCGTTCTGTGTCGTCGCAATCGCCATATCGAACAACGACAAATGCGCCCGAGGAGAATTCAAGTTCGACCTCGAAATCATAAGTGTCACCGCAGTCTGCCCTTATACCGATCGATGTAATTCGGGGACGCCAATCGAAACCCCTCAAATGCTCATCCACATATTCAAGTATTTCAAGTGCGAGCTTGGACGCTTTGCTCCTGCCCTCATGTCTATACCACATTTTCATTGCGTTAGGCTCCAATGGCACATGACCGCGCCGTTAATTTTTTGAGGGTGGCAGATCGACATGCGCCGAGGCTTGGAGCGCACGGTTTTTCACGGCGACAAGGTGGGCAATTAGTATCATTGCCAAATGAACAGGCCGATGATCAGCGCAGTCTGGAATGCGCTAATGGCATAAAGCCTCCAGGGCTGCGGATTGAGCTGCTCGCGGGCTCGTGCGAGAAACTCTGTGGTCCAGACGCGCATTTCCGTTTCGATGAATTTTTGGAATGAATCACGCGTGTACTTGAATTCCCCGTGCGCCGACGCAAAGTGGGCGGCAAGTTGGCTGACGTCGCGCCCCAGCCGCTCAATTTTTGCAATCCGCATGTCGAGTTGTCCGGCGCTCTGACTGGCGGCGGTAGAAATTTGAGCTACCAGTCGACCCGCCAATTCTTCAGCGTCCTGCATACTCGTCCGCCGCTGCGTTTCCGCGACTGCAATTACCTCTCCCGTGTATTGGGTAGCCCTCAGCAAATCGTTCACGAGGTTGCTCCCGACCTTCAATATGCCTGTCAACAGCCAGACGAGATTGTCCTTTTCAAGGTTGTGTTCTTCGGCGAAGCGCAGGATCAGTTCGACGTCGCCGCTGCCGTACAAATATTTCTCGAGCAGCTCTCGCGCCGAGGTAGAAGACAGAGTTTGCAGATCGATATGGGGCTTTTTCATCAGAAAGGCCTCCATTCGATGCCTTCGAGACCCAGCAGGTCTTCGATCTTCTGGAACTCGCGAACCCATTTGTTAAGCCATGAGGCCATGTTGAGCCGGTCATATTGTTCATAATCGCCACCGACATGAGTCGCGGACTGGGCAAATGTGAGGCTCAGCGCCTCCGCCAGCGCGAACGGCCGCATGGGGGCGGGTGGCATGTCGATGACCTGACCGCCCGCTTCTTCGAACTTGCGACGGACGTTACCGCCGACCGTGCGGCCATAAAAATTAGTGAGAGGTTCGGACGACCAGAGCCGATAGTCGTCATCCCGCACTCCCGCCATATAGCGAGCCCCGACATAAGACACCTCGCCGAAGGTATCGATGGCCTTGCCCACGCCGCGGATAGCAGCAACGGTTGGTCCAAAGGGGACAAGAACGATCGGCTCGCGATCATTGTCGCGAATATGATCGACAAGATCGCGGGCCGTCAGCGATTCAGACAGGGATCCGAAGCGATCGAGCGACCCTGACGGCGTATCGATGATTACAAATTCAGCATCTGATTCTATCGCGTGAAAGATTGGGCGGGCGCCGTCGCGATCGAACAGATCAGCCTTGATAATCCCCTTATAGGGATCCTGCTCAGCGAGCAGTTTGCCAGAATCATCGCGCTCGCCCAAACGCTGAGTCAGAGAGCCATTGGCCTTGTCGGCGTCGACGATCTGGACACGGAAATGACCTTCGCCAGTGGCCCGCAAAACGGTCGCGAGCGCGGTCTCCGTCGTGCTGAGGCCTGCGCCCCCCTTATCTTTGGCGCCGATGACTGCAATGCGGCGTCTTATGTCTCTGGTCGTCATTCGCATTTCTCCTTCGTTTCGGATCAGATTTCTTCTCGAAGCCCGATGCGCGAGGCAAACGGAGGCCATCTTCCTTGGTCTAGGGTCTTCATGAAGCCTGGGGCGGTAAAGGAGCGGCCACGGTCTCGGCGGCCGTTGGCACGGCGGTCTCGGGCGGCTTGCTTGATTGCTCGGCGCCGGACTGCGCTGCAGTCGCATGAGCACCAGATTCGGCACTCGACGCCGCTATCTGGTCCACGTCTGCGAAAAGCTTTCCGGCATTCGCGTGCCAAATTCTCTCGATAGGAGTCGTTGGGTTGTATCCGCCCTTGTGCTTGCAGCAGAAGATCGCGGGGCTGCGTGCTATTTCTTTGGTCGCCATTTAATTTTTCCTTCGTTTGGGATCAGATTTCTTCATCGAGATCGATGCCCGGCTTGAACGGGGTCTCAATCGTCTTGGTCTCGCGCGCTGATGAAGTTTGGGACCGCGTCAGGATGGCTTCATCCTGGGCAGACGGTGGTTCGACGATCTCGGGCGGTTTATCTGGCGGCGCGGGATCGGACGGGGCTGCCGCGGCATGCGGATCCATTTCGTCACTCGACTCCGCGATCTGGTCCATCTCCATGGATGGTTCTTCCGGATTTTCGCGGCGCAGGCGGCTGAGGTACACCCGCAAAGTCTCTGCCGAGATTGCAACGCCAAGCTCATGCAGGAATTCGACGATTTGCGCGTCGGTCCAGCCATTGGCACGGCGAGTAAGGATTAACGGCGCTGCCGTTCGAATGACGCCCATAAGGGGGACGCGCCGCTGAGGAGGATCTTGGACGTCTGCCTCGCGCTGAGCATTGACCACAGTCTCGATGGCCGCGGCATCAAACAATGGACGCTTGCCTTGAGGTAACCTCGTTCGTCCTTCGGATAGCGCTGCGCTTGCGAGCTTTGGTGGGGGCGATGATGTGTTCATCCCAGCATTTTAGTCTGGAGGCATTGACTAAAATGCAAAATGTCACATATTTTTATTCAGGATTAATCTGCGGTCTCATCGGCATGCGGAATTTTAGAGAAAGTTATACTCAATGCGACTGTTCGAACCCGAGGCTGAATTACGAAAGGCCCGGAAAGCGTGCAATTTGACACAGGCTAAGCTCGCACGACGGACTGGCTACAGCCGGGAGACAATCTCGAGGATCGAAAGTGGCCAACGCAAAATGTCACGCGCATTTCGCGATATTCTTTTGCGTGAGGAGGTGTTGGGCAAACATTTGCCTCAAGAAGCCGGTCTAGGCGACGCGCCGGCGGGATGGCGCAATTATCGCTGCTATCTTGCGCGCTGGATCGGAAAACGTTCAATGGCCGATGTTGCACAGGCGGTCGGGATCAGCATCAGCTCGGTGAGGAAGTTCGAACGCGCCGAGGCGACGCCCCGGGGCATCGTGGGAACCCGGCACTCTGCCAACTATTGGGACGTTAGCGAGTCCTATGCCAAGGCGCTCGGTTTCGATGGCGTCGAAGATGCCGAAGCCTATTTGGACGCGAAAGATATCACCCCTTGGCTAAGGCGCATCGCCCGAAAACGCGGCACTGAAGATCGCCTTAAAGCCGCTCGCATGCCGGCGCCTGACTACTGACGTGGCGACGTCGATGGGTTGATCAAACCTAGCGCCAGCAATCTTAGGCCATCGCTGACGATCCGGAGCCTCCTGCCGGGCCATTGCACTGCCTTGTTATGTTATGTCATGTTCGGACATGACGCCCAAGATCACGTTGTGTTCCAGCCTATTAGGTGCGGCTGCGCTATGAGGCGCAATGAAATACCGGTCCATTTTTTTGACACAGGATGGGGCTTCACCTGAGAGGTGAAGCCGACGCCACGGCTGCTCGGCGCTTCGCTTCTTGCAGCCATGGCGAATTCGGCCACGTTAGTAGTAGTCCCACGCTGTAGGTGATTGTTACGGAAGATTAGATTGGCGGCGCCGCGCAGCGCCACCATTTCCCAGTGATGGTCATTGTCGAAAAACCGGCGAAAGAAAAGGGCGGCGCGGGATCCCACCATGCGCGGTCGCTCGCCCGCTATATGGAAACTGCCAAGCGTAATGGTCAGGCTCACGAATTTGGTCTGGATCTTGCCCATTATTTGTTGGCTGACAAGTCGCCCGACGCACCGCAGGAAGAACGCGTCATCGACCTTGGAGGCCTGAGCCAAGGGCAAAACATGGATTGGGCCTCCGCTCGCGATGAAATGGAACGTCGCCTCGCGCTGCGCTCTTCGCGGTCGAAGAAGCCGGCGCGACATGTGATCGCGTCGGTGCACGGCGATGAGAAAATTGATGGCAATTCCTGCAGCCGGATAGCGATGGTGTTGGCCGAAGAACTTGGTTGCACAGATGCGCTGATCTTGTGGACACTGCACGGCGACACCGACAATCTGCATCCGCATTTTTTGATCGTGACCCTTGACGAGAAAGGCGGCGCCACCCCCTTTGGTCCTTCGGGTTTGTCGCATGAAGCAATGCAGCGAGCGTGTGCCCGTCTGGAATATGAGCTTGGACTGAGACCGGAACCAGGGGCTCGCTACGTAGCCGATGCCCAAATGGTTCGCCGCGTTGAGCCGGTTGTGACCAAGCCCGATAAGGCGAAGCAGCCCTCGCCATCACTCAAAACCCTGCAATGGGAGGAAGAAAGCGGCGTCGAGTCTTTTACGCGTTTTTCCCAAAAGCAACTCGCACCACTTCTGCATTCCGCCCGGAACTGGAGTGAGGCCCAGACGGCACTGGCCGAGCACGGCGTGATGGCGGTGCAGACAGGATCAGGCGGCGAGCTACGAAGCGCAGACGGCGTTCATCGCGTCAAGATGTCGGTCGTGGACCGAAAGCTGAGCATGCCGCGGCTAATCAAGAAATGGGGACCCTGGACGACGCCCGAACCGCCTGAGCATCAGTTCATTCCACGCATCATCGACCAGGAAAGGGCGGGAGCCTGGGCGACACGCGACCGGCATCGGACTGCCGCATGCGCTGTTATCCAAGAACGCATCGCTCGGTTAATGGCGGAAAAATTAGCCGCGGTGACGATGCTGGAAGCCGAGCGTCGAATCTGCCGCGCCGAGGTTGCAGCGCTTGCGCCCGACCCTGCGGTCATCGGGGTTGGTGCGCTTCAGTCAGCGGTCTCATCGATGTTCAAATCCCGGATCGCCGACGTTCGGGTGCAATATGATGCCCGGATCGCTGCGCTCCGCCAATTGCGGGCTCAAATCGACGAATTCCCGGATCCTGCGGCGGTCGATCTCCCATCTCTCGAGGGAAGCGATGCGTCGTTTGATCTGCCATGGTCGCCGATTCAGCCGGGCCCGCGCGAATTGCACGGCTATCGGTCCGTCGAAGTGGGCGATGCGACCCAATATTGGTCCATCGAAGAAGGCATTCGGCAGCCTGCATTCGTCGAACGCGGCAACCGCATCTGGCTACAAAATACTTCCGACGCGACCCTTCGGGCTGCGCTGTTGGTAGCAATGAATCGTCATGGAGATGTCGCAGCGTTTGGCGGCAAGGACTTTATTCGCCAAGCTCAACGGCTCGGCGCAGAACTCGGGATAGCCGTTCAAGCCCGTCCGATCTTGCAGCCAGAAACGGTGCGCATGCGTTCGCGGCGTGCTGAGCGCTGGTACGCGGCTATCGACGCTGCTGCAGGCCGCAGTCAAAATGTCGCATCCCATACTGCGGACCCAAGCACCGAGGCCGACAGGGCGGGCGGTATCGACCGTGATGTGACAGCATTCCCGGTCAATGCTTCGGAAGGATATCGGCTGCCTATGCGCCTGCGTCGCCGGGTCCGGGCTGTCGTCGCACAGCGGCTGGCCCGCTGGGACTGGGATCCCGGAGAATACCGCGAACGTGACACAAGCGTCGCCCGCGCGGGTCCGCATAAATACACTGATGCCGATCGCCGGTCGGGGCCAATCAGGCCAGATGAGCCGAGAAACACGATGCAACAGGCCCGAAGCCGGCCACCCGCTGATTGGTCGCGATGACCGAATTTACTGTTCACCAAGGAGAATTGCAGTGCCGACCAACGATGTTTTCCAGCCGAGCCAGTTCCAAACCCTGCGGCGAGATGACGACCATATCAGCCCAGTACTCAGCCATCCGGCATCCGGGGTGACGTTGACGCCCGATCCCGCTTGCACCTCGTGCCGGGCTGCGATGTGGCTATTCGACACCGACATCCGCTGCTTCTGCAAAGTGCTCAAGGAATATACGTGGGGACGAGGGCGTGATCCGGTCATCGCCTGTGACGAGCGCGAAGCCTTGGCCGAAGTCGCTGAAGAAGCAAGCCGCGGATCGGATTGATCCGCAGAGTACGTTTCGTCGACACCACAGGCGCAACGTCGTTCTTCTGCTCATGTACCAGTCTATGGGGAAGAGACTAATCGGCAGCCGCCGCCGCCGATCACCGGCTCCCAGAAATACTTGCCACCCATAAATGACGACCACCCCTGCGGCGCAGCCGCAGACCGACCTCGCATGTTCGCCAAATGGAAAAGCGGGACGCGCCTTCGCGCCCGCTGAACAATGGAGACGCTGACGCGGGAAGCGAGGAACAGGGTGAAAGGAAAAGAGGCAGGAGTTCTGTC includes:
- a CDS encoding ParA family protein codes for the protein MTTRDIRRRIAVIGAKDKGGAGLSTTETALATVLRATGEGHFRVQIVDADKANGSLTQRLGERDDSGKLLAEQDPYKGIIKADLFDRDGARPIFHAIESDAEFVIIDTPSGSLDRFGSLSESLTARDLVDHIRDNDREPIVLVPFGPTVAAIRGVGKAIDTFGEVSYVGARYMAGVRDDDYRLWSSEPLTNFYGRTVGGNVRRKFEEAGGQVIDMPPAPMRPFALAEALSLTFAQSATHVGGDYEQYDRLNMASWLNKWVREFQKIEDLLGLEGIEWRPF
- a CDS encoding helix-turn-helix transcriptional regulator: MRLFEPEAELRKARKACNLTQAKLARRTGYSRETISRIESGQRKMSRAFRDILLREEVLGKHLPQEAGLGDAPAGWRNYRCYLARWIGKRSMADVAQAVGISISSVRKFERAEATPRGIVGTRHSANYWDVSESYAKALGFDGVEDAEAYLDAKDITPWLRRIARKRGTEDRLKAARMPAPDY
- a CDS encoding LPD7 domain-containing protein, with amino-acid sequence MVIVEKPAKEKGGAGSHHARSLARYMETAKRNGQAHEFGLDLAHYLLADKSPDAPQEERVIDLGGLSQGQNMDWASARDEMERRLALRSSRSKKPARHVIASVHGDEKIDGNSCSRIAMVLAEELGCTDALILWTLHGDTDNLHPHFLIVTLDEKGGATPFGPSGLSHEAMQRACARLEYELGLRPEPGARYVADAQMVRRVEPVVTKPDKAKQPSPSLKTLQWEEESGVESFTRFSQKQLAPLLHSARNWSEAQTALAEHGVMAVQTGSGGELRSADGVHRVKMSVVDRKLSMPRLIKKWGPWTTPEPPEHQFIPRIIDQERAGAWATRDRHRTAACAVIQERIARLMAEKLAAVTMLEAERRICRAEVAALAPDPAVIGVGALQSAVSSMFKSRIADVRVQYDARIAALRQLRAQIDEFPDPAAVDLPSLEGSDASFDLPWSPIQPGPRELHGYRSVEVGDATQYWSIEEGIRQPAFVERGNRIWLQNTSDATLRAALLVAMNRHGDVAAFGGKDFIRQAQRLGAELGIAVQARPILQPETVRMRSRRAERWYAAIDAAAGRSQNVASHTADPSTEADRAGGIDRDVTAFPVNASEGYRLPMRLRRRVRAVVAQRLARWDWDPGEYRERDTSVARAGPHKYTDADRRSGPIRPDEPRNTMQQARSRPPADWSR